ACCGGCTTGGGTAATATGGGCGGGTTTACCTCCGGCATGTTGGGCGCGCAATTATTCGGCATGGTCTTGGATCACTCTGCCGATGCCCCCAATTACTCTATGCCCGATTTCACCTCCGCCGCCCTCGCCGTCCTCGCCGTATGGCTGTGCGGCATGGCTGGTGTCGTCATCACCCACATCCTGCGCCGGCGCGGCGGCTACGCGGGGCCATCCGTGCGGATCGTAGAAGTAACCTAGCGGTCTATTCGGGCCTTTCGGCCTCGTCCACCGCGGTGTCGGCCGCCTCTGCATCTTCTGCGTCTGGGTCCAAGATAAAGTTGATAGTCCCCTCAGGGTCCTCGAGGAACTCCCTGGTAGCGGCCACGGCCTCGGCCTCGTCAAAGGAAATGCGCTGAAAGCCGGTGTCATTTAATTCCACGATATCGGCATTGGGGCAGCCTAATAGGATGGGTGAATGCGTGGCGATAAATACCTGCGCACCGCGGTCAACGGCCTGGGCGATTTCCGCTATCAATGCCAATTGCCGGACGACGGACAATCCCGATTCTGGTTCATCCAGAATATAGACCCCAGCGCCGTCAACTCGCTCATAGAGCACATCGAAGACGGACTCGCCGTGCGAGCGGGCCTGCACATCCACCTGGGTGGGCAGGGTGGAACGCCCGCCGGTTTCCTCGGGGGATTGCTCGCGCGATAGCAGGTATTCATGGGTTTCCGCCCGCAGGAAATAGGCGCGCTGGATAAGCTCCGTGCACTCACAAGCCACCGGGCTTACTGGCAAGATTGCTTCCGGATCCCCCATCCGGCCGCCCTTGGGAGAGCACCCAAGATCCGTTGCCATGGCGGCCAAGAGGCTGGATTTTCCTATGCCGTTATCGCCAACGAAAATCGTCACCGGGCGGGTAAAGGAAAAGCGCCTTAAATCCCCTAGGTAATCGAAGGCAGGCAGGCTGCGGCGATAATCTCGCGGCATGGATTTCAGGCGAATGGCATCAACCAACATGCCTGGCACTTTAGCAGCAGCGGCGGTGCACAGTTGGGGTATGCACGCTATCTCTTCGCTAGTGCTGTTGCTACCTCGAGTGCGGACTTGAGGTGCAGGATTAATGGATCCCCGGTTGCGGCTTGGGCAATGGTCTCTGCTGGAACCGTATTCACCGCAAAGGCAATCGCCAATCCCCCGCTAATAGGAAATACTATGGCTGCGGCCACCGCCAAGGTTGTAGATAATCTATTGCTTATTGTCATCGTCTCCTCCAGTCCCTCGGTAACGAACACCATTATTCGTTACCGTTTCGTTATGGGATAACTCTAGGGAGACGAGCTGTTAAGGCCATGCCGTCAGTCTGCCGGTTTCCTGAAACTTCTTGGGGCCGTTCGCAGGCAATCCGTGGCCACGGCCTGGTCTAATTCGCCGGGGCGCTTTCGGCCACGATGCCATCGCTGGCAGGGATGACAATCCCCTTTTCAAAGGCGCCGATGATGGCCTTTTCATCGTCTTCATCCAGCTCACCAGAGGCCACGGCGCTCTTTAATTCGCGCTCGAGATACTGCCGGACATCAGACTTTCCGGATTTATTCTGGGTAATATCGCGCGGCACCGATTCCAGGGGAATGCCCAACGCCTTCGCCAGCGACATCACCCGATTGGCCTCTGAAGACGCATCGCCTCCTACTGCACCATTAACCTGAGCGGGCGCTTCTTCCTGTACCACTCCCCCGGCTACGGCATCGCCCACGGTCATCGTCCCTTTAGGCGGCTGATGGCGGCTGGTTGCCCACGTGCCAACGACGACGGCGATAATTGCCGCCACGGCGATACAACCCCAAAGGTAGATAAGCTTCCTGCGGTGGGCTTCCGGTGATTTAGCCATGTTAATCCGAACTTCCCCCGAAGAATCCGTATCCATTACCGCGCGAGGAATTGCCAGTGCCGCGTTCATTCAAGATATCGATGAGCGAGCGGATCGTGGCCTCCCCAATGCCGTCGCCGCGCCCGCGCGAGCGGGAGTCCGCACCGCCCTCACGATCAAGGTCGTCTTGGCGATGCGATGCATCGAGGTTCTGCCCGGCGCGGGACGCACCCGTCTGCGGGGCCGATACCGCGATGGTCAAGGTGGAGCCATCTAATTTTAGAACGTCATCATCGCGTACCCCTGCCGCGCGAGCGGCGGAAAGCAAGGCGGCCAATTCTCCAACGGTGGCGGAGTCCACATCAAGCTGCAGCTGAAATGACATACCAAAGATCCTTTCTCTAACTTGTTCCTACTTTAGGGCCCGATACTTCAAAAGTTAAGGGAATGAGCGCTGTATAGACCAAGTTATGCGGCAACTTTAAGAATGCTCGAAGGATTCCTCCTCTCCCCAAAAGACTTCATCGACCACCTTGCGCGCGTGCCGGGTCAATTTCAGGTACGTATCCAGGAAATCCTGGTTATTCTCCGGCGTCCACCCGGCCGCGCCAGCTACCTGGGCCAATTGTGGGCCAGGACCTGGCAATTGATCCACCCGCTTGCCGCGCACCAGCACCAATGCGTTGCGGGCATCCGTTGCCATCAACCACGCATCTCGCAGGTCGCTGGTTTGCGCGGTGCTTAAGACGCCGCTTTCTTCCAGCGCATCGAGCACCGGCAGGGTCCCTGGTTGGCGCAGCTCTGGATGCTCGTGCCCGTGCATCATAATCAGCAGCTGCACCGTCCACTCAATATCGGTCAGCGCCCCGCGCCCCAGCTTCGTGTGGGTGGTGCGATCAGCTCCCCGCGGCAGGCGCTCATTATCCACGCGAGCCTTCATGCGCCGGATGGCGCGAATGGTGGATTGGCTCGCGCCGCTATCCGGGTAGCGGTATTCATCGATCATCTCCATAAAGCGCTCGCCCACTTCCTCATCCCCGGCGATGAAGGCCGCGCGCAGCAACGCCTGCATTTCCCAGGCCTCGCCCCACTCGCGGTAATAGCGCTTGTAGGAGGCAATGCTGCGCACCACAGCACCCGAACGCCCCTCCGGGCGCAGGCCCAAGTCAACGTCCAAGGGAGGATCCCCAGAGGGCTTGGCAAGGCGGCGGCGCAGCTTATCGACGATCCCGATGGCCCACCGCATGGCCTCGCCTTCATCGTCTGCTGCGTCAGGCTCTGCCACGAAAAGGACATCCGCATCGGAACCGAACCCAAGCTCACGGCCGCCGAGCCGGCCCATGCCAATCACCGCAATGCGCGCCGGCGGTTCCGCATCCTCGTGGTCGTTCCGCCATGCCCGCACCTCCGCGCGCAGGGCGGCTTCCAGAACGGCGTTCCAGATAGTCGACAGCTCTTGGCACACCTGCTCAACGGGGATGATCCCTAAGAGATCGCCGCTGGCGATGCGCGCCAGCTCCACCCTGCGCAGCGAGCGCGCGACCGCCACCGCCTTATCCGGGTGCGCATGGCGTTTGCTGGAATTAACCAGCGCCTTAGATACCTGCTCAGGCTTGGTTTCGAGCAACTTGGGGCCGGTCGCGCCATCGGAAAGCTGCTTTACCGAATCCGGGGCGCTGATGATAAGGTCCGCGGTAAATGGCGAGGTTCCCAGAATATGCATTAAGCGCTGGCCGACGATCCCCTCATCCCGCAAAATCCGCAGGAACCACGACTTATCCCGGGCGGCCTCTGAGAGCTTGCGGTAATTGAGCAACCCCATATCCGGGTCCGCGGTGTCTGCCAACCACTCCATCAAGGGGGGCAACAAGATGGCTTGAATGCGTGCCTTGCGCGACGTCCCGGACGCCAGGGAGGTCAGGTGCTCGAAGGCGCGATCCGGCGAGCTATAGCCCAATGCCGCAAGCTGTAGCTTTGCCGCCTCGGGCGAAAGTTTGAGCTCATCGGCGGACATGGTCACCACGGAATTGAGAAGTGGGCGATAAAACAGGCGCGAGTGCAACTCGGAAATGCGCATCCTGATGCGGCGCAAATGCGCCAACATGCCCTGCACCGCAGACTTTGTGCCCTGCGGGGAGAATCCGGAAATCACCGCGAGCCAGTTCAGGCCCGCTTCATCATCGTCTGCCGGCAGGGTGTGCGTGCGGCGGAAGCGCTCCAATTGCAGGCGGTGTTCTAAAAGGCGCAAGAATTCATAGGCCTCGATGAGCTGCGTGCCGTCTTCGCGGCCCACGTAGCCTGCAGAGATAAGCGCATCGAGGGCATCTACC
The window above is part of the Corynebacterium accolens genome. Proteins encoded here:
- a CDS encoding AAA family ATPase, which translates into the protein MLVDAIRLKSMPRDYRRSLPAFDYLGDLRRFSFTRPVTIFVGDNGIGKSSLLAAMATDLGCSPKGGRMGDPEAILPVSPVACECTELIQRAYFLRAETHEYLLSREQSPEETGGRSTLPTQVDVQARSHGESVFDVLYERVDGAGVYILDEPESGLSVVRQLALIAEIAQAVDRGAQVFIATHSPILLGCPNADIVELNDTGFQRISFDEAEAVAATREFLEDPEGTINFILDPDAEDAEAADTAVDEAERPE
- a CDS encoding bifunctional [glutamine synthetase] adenylyltransferase/[glutamine synthetase]-adenylyl-L-tyrosine phosphorylase; translation: MRPATVPSPASLGLSRSHAAQDLEQLGWNNPESVDLLWTLAAVGDPDLALNNLVRIYEQAPELDAEIRSNEQVRVRLLALLGASTAFGDHLAAHPELWEELKKPLPEPEEMLTSLLETVGAQPATFAAELDAPDPARDDLSAPGTYRASEGEHKKEMRTQYRTLMMRLAAHDVAGTFHSRKGQSRPQPEVSFRQVTTLTTALADAALTASLAVAVRKIYGDDPLDAQLAVMAMGKCGAGELNYISDVDVIFVGSEATPKATRLAAEFNRIGSTTFFDVDANLRPEGKSGALVRTLDSHVTYYRRWAETWEFQALLKARAMTGYLPLGQDYLEQIRPMVWTASQRDSFVEDVQAMRRRVLDNVPDELKHRELKLGVGGLRDIEFAVQLLQLVHGRSDESLRALSTVDALDALISAGYVGREDGTQLIEAYEFLRLLEHRLQLERFRRTHTLPADDDEAGLNWLAVISGFSPQGTKSAVQGMLAHLRRIRMRISELHSRLFYRPLLNSVVTMSADELKLSPEAAKLQLAALGYSSPDRAFEHLTSLASGTSRKARIQAILLPPLMEWLADTADPDMGLLNYRKLSEAARDKSWFLRILRDEGIVGQRLMHILGTSPFTADLIISAPDSVKQLSDGATGPKLLETKPEQVSKALVNSSKRHAHPDKAVAVARSLRRVELARIASGDLLGIIPVEQVCQELSTIWNAVLEAALRAEVRAWRNDHEDAEPPARIAVIGMGRLGGRELGFGSDADVLFVAEPDAADDEGEAMRWAIGIVDKLRRRLAKPSGDPPLDVDLGLRPEGRSGAVVRSIASYKRYYREWGEAWEMQALLRAAFIAGDEEVGERFMEMIDEYRYPDSGASQSTIRAIRRMKARVDNERLPRGADRTTHTKLGRGALTDIEWTVQLLIMMHGHEHPELRQPGTLPVLDALEESGVLSTAQTSDLRDAWLMATDARNALVLVRGKRVDQLPGPGPQLAQVAGAAGWTPENNQDFLDTYLKLTRHARKVVDEVFWGEEESFEHS